The region ATACAACGAAACCGATTTTGTTATCAGTCACTCCGCCGGACAGCAGTCAGTTGGTCTTTCCAAATCAACCTTTTATTTTTACTTTTTCCGAAACTATGGCTGCAATAAACGATACGTTATTTACCGTTTCTGAGGATTCTCTGAATCCTTTTACAACAAATTGGAAGTATCCCCATCAATTGGAAATATTACCGGAAATTTCATGGGAAGGCAATAAATGGATTCAATTCCAGCTGAATGAAATAAAATTTAGAGATTCCGCTGGAAATGTGTTGGAAATAGAGAAGACCCATTACTCATGGAAAATATTAAACCCTGATACATTGAGTTCCATTTCGGGCAGCATTAGTGATCAGGATAGTCTTGGCCAGAGTCGTTTTTATCTTCAGTTGGAAAAAGTAGGCGCCGGAAGAGATGAGAAATCTGTTGTTCATATTGACTCGACGTTTTATTTATTTAATGATATATTACCCGGAAAATATATTTTGAGTGGATATCGCGATGCAGATAAAAATGGGATTTATTCATTGGGTTCAACTTTTCCGTTTGTTCTATCGGAGAGATTTTTTGTAGCACAAGATACAATATTGGTCAGGGCTAAATGGCCTAACGAAGGGAATAATTACACTTTTTAACCTTAGACATTTTCAAATTTATATTAAATTTTAAGCACTCTTATATTCTAGAATGGATTTATCCAATAAATAATCCGATTAAATAGTATAAATACGAAACTATCGAGGTATTATATGTTATTTAGTTCAACTTCAAGCCTGAAATTTAACGATCGCAACTTGATTCCAGCAATTATACAGGATCATGAGAATGGCAAGGTACTCATGCATGTATACATGAACAGAGATGCGGTCAAACGTTCAAGGAAATCCGGCGAGCTATGGATTTATCATAGAAAAAAGAAGAAAACATGGAAAAAAGGCAATGATTCCGGCCGGACTTTCAAGGTGGTCGATATGTTCCTTCATCATGATCGCAACATATTGTTGGTCTCCGGAGTACCAAATGGTCCGGCTTGCCACACAGGCAGCGAAACTTGTTTTTATCATTCATATAAGAATGATCCGAGTGGCTTACCGGATGATTCTATTTCGAATGATGGTGAAATAGACAATATTAAGAAAATATTTCGGGAAGATAACCTGGTATCTGAGGTAGAAATTGTGGGGGCATCCGAGAGTATTGTCGATCAATCTGAAAAACTAACTATTGAAGACTTCAAAAAAAACAAGCCGTCCGAAGCCGAATATGAAAAAAAGGATGACGAACTGACGGTAAAGAAATTGTATCAAAGCATTCCAAAGGATAGTGATTCCGGCAAGGAAACAAACTCCGGTGGATCTATTTCAGAGGAGATTGCCCAGAAGATTGGTCAAGATTCTATGCAATTAGCAATATGTACAGCACATGGTGATAAAGATGCGATTGTTCAAAAAAGTGCAGAAATTGTCTACCAGATCATTAAACTAAATGCAATAAACCAGGTAAACCTAATTTCCTTTGAAGATAACTTAAAAGCTGTTTTTGATGAAGATTAAACGACTGGAAGCTAGGATTGAAAATAAAAAAGCGCTTTTTAAAGCGCTTTTTTTGTGACCAATTTTTTAATTTTTGTTGTTGAGGGACGACATAGACAGTAATTGACTAGCATCCTTAAAATGTTTTGAAGCTTCCTGCAAGACAGTATCTCTAATAAGATTAACATAAAATTGACCTTCTTCGCCCCATAAACGATAGGCAATTTCTCTTTTCAACAAGAATTGAAAATCCATGGTATTGTCTTCAAAATTGCTTAACTCCGTACCGTATCCTTTATCGATCACAAATTCACCAAACGTTTTAATCGATTCTTCAGAAATCTCAAATTCGTTGGCAAATTGTCTGGCAGTCATAGCTTTAATTTTCGGATATTGTGAAAGGATCTGTTCGCTGAAAGTATAAATATACCTTTCGGAATTCCAGGCGACTTTTATCACAAAATCAGATGTTGAATTTTCTTTATTCTCAAGCCATTGATCAGGGGTGATCCCTCCACCGCCTCGAACCTCTCTCCCGGAAAATGTTTTAAATTTCGGTAAACTAGCATAGTTAATTTCTCTTAAGCTATCATTGTAGACTTCGCGGTAGTAGTCTTCAATGGACTTATCATTATAATCTCTCTGGATTAATCGACCGCTTGGAGTGTAATAACGAGCAGTGGTAATTAAAAGAACAGAGCCATCCTGAAACGGATACTGTGTCTGCACCAGTCCTTTGCCAAAACTTGTAGTTCCCATTATCAGTCCACGATCCCAATCCTGAATCGCCCCGGCAACAATTTCAGACGCAGATGCACTTCCCTGGTCAATAAGAACGATTAGAGGAATCATTCGATGCTTGGTATTCGAACTCGAATGATATTCCCTGTGAGATTGAGGGGTTTTCCCTTGTGTATAGACGATCATTTTCTTACTTGGGAGAAATTTTTCGGAAACTTCTACTGCCATTTGCAGATAGCCGCCGCTGTTCCCTCGTAGATCCAGAACAAGTTTTTGTAAATTCTCTGATTCGAGTTTGTCGAGGGCTTCTTCTAGTTCTTCCGAGGTAGTCGCAGAAAAACGGCTGATACGAATATATCCAATTCCATCTTCAAGAAAGAGAGAATTTGGTACACTATCCACATGTATCGATTCACGAACGATTGTAAATTCTTTTGGTTTATCCCAACTTTTACGTTCGATAGTGACATTAACGGTGGTACCGGATTTCCCCATTAATAATTTCGGCACAGCGTCTTGCTTTATTCCTACTGCTGATTGAGAATTAATTTTGATGATACGATCCCCTGGCCGAAATCCTAAGCGATAAGAGGGTCCTCCTTCAATGATAGACATAATCGTAATTTTGTCATTTATGATATCGAATCGAATTCCGATTCCTGAGTAGCCTTCATATTGTTGGCTCCATTTTTTTACCTGGTCAGAAGTCATATAATTTGTGTGAGGATCCAAATCCTTTAACATTCCGCTTATTGCATTATTGATAAGATTATCAATATCAACGTCGTCAACATAAACTCTTTGGATGGTTTGCATGACAGCATTAAAAACTTTCATCTTTACATAGATATTGTCAACGATAGGAGCTAGCCAATTGCTGTAGACAAAACTTATTGAAATCGTCGAGATGAAAATTACCGAGAGAACTGGGATGGTTATTTTTTTACGTATTCTACTGATCATTTTTACTCCTTAAAGATTTTCATAATGTATTACATTTACATCGGTTGAACTTATTAGTTCCGCATTACTTCCGCAACTTTTTCAGGATTTAATATTTTTTTAGAGTTATTTGAGTATAAGGTGAATTGATTTCTTCCTTGGTTCTTAGCCTTGTATAATGCTTTATCTGCACGAACAATTAGTTCTTTGATCATATTTGCATCCCTGGGATAGGTTGCTGCACCAATACTGATCGTCAATTTTCCTTTAGGTTGGACTTCCTCTTTGTAGAAGGGGAAATCTTGTATTCTTTTCATCAACCTTTTACAAAAGGCTTCGGCGCCATTTTGATCTTCTTCAGGTAAAATTATACAAAATTCTTCACCGCCATAACGAGCTGCAACATCAGTATCACGTATGCAAGATTTAAGTATTTTTGCTATTTGCTTAAGAATTTTATCTCCGGCCGGATGACCCAAGGTGTCGTTATAATTTTTAAAATGATCAACATCCATTATAACCAGGGAAACGGGTCTATTGGTTCTTTGTGATCGAAATACTTCATCTCGCAATCGAATTCTAAAATAACGATAGTTATGTAATGTTGTTAAATCGTCAGTTATTGAACTTTCTTTTACTTTTTCGTAAAGTCGCGAATTGGCGATAGCAACAGATACGATGTTAGTAATAAGTGTAACCATTTCTATATCGGTTTGGTTATAGGGCTTACCGTTGATTTTCATACCGAGAATTAAAAGCCCAATCAATTTACGAGAATGGAACAAAGGTGTAATTACTTCGGCATCAACAGATCTGAATTTGTTAATTTCTTTTAATGATGTTAACTCATCGGCGATAATGACCGGGCATCGTTTCTGAAACAGCTCTTTAACTAACGTATCTTTTGTGTCGAATATTAAATCTTCAAGTTCCGATTCGTGAACTCCTTTGGCTTTTACGAGTTCAAGTTTTGTTGAGCTTTTATCTTTATGCAAATATAGAATTGTGTTCTTAAT is a window of candidate division KSB1 bacterium DNA encoding:
- a CDS encoding S41 family peptidase, with translation MISRIRKKITIPVLSVIFISTISISFVYSNWLAPIVDNIYVKMKVFNAVMQTIQRVYVDDVDIDNLINNAISGMLKDLDPHTNYMTSDQVKKWSQQYEGYSGIGIRFDIINDKITIMSIIEGGPSYRLGFRPGDRIIKINSQSAVGIKQDAVPKLLMGKSGTTVNVTIERKSWDKPKEFTIVRESIHVDSVPNSLFLEDGIGYIRISRFSATTSEELEEALDKLESENLQKLVLDLRGNSGGYLQMAVEVSEKFLPSKKMIVYTQGKTPQSHREYHSSSNTKHRMIPLIVLIDQGSASASEIVAGAIQDWDRGLIMGTTSFGKGLVQTQYPFQDGSVLLITTARYYTPSGRLIQRDYNDKSIEDYYREVYNDSLREINYASLPKFKTFSGREVRGGGGITPDQWLENKENSTSDFVIKVAWNSERYIYTFSEQILSQYPKIKAMTARQFANEFEISEESIKTFGEFVIDKGYGTELSNFEDNTMDFQFLLKREIAYRLWGEEGQFYVNLIRDTVLQEASKHFKDASQLLSMSSLNNKN
- a CDS encoding sensor domain-containing diguanylate cyclase, with protein sequence MENAKFIDYKTVYIILILVLVSVFAGIFISLKIDISLYAKILITAIVLLACSITASRVISARLLLLTDELTATGVSARTKKYRQEIDSTASELRVVNRELKRRIYDFHNLFQISLDLTSILDMDNLVNSYLNTLIGQLRIKNTILYLHKDKSSTKLELVKAKGVHESELEDLIFDTKDTLVKELFQKRCPVIIADELTSLKEINKFRSVDAEVITPLFHSRKLIGLLILGMKINGKPYNQTDIEMVTLITNIVSVAIANSRLYEKVKESSITDDLTTLHNYRYFRIRLRDEVFRSQRTNRPVSLVIMDVDHFKNYNDTLGHPAGDKILKQIAKILKSCIRDTDVAARYGGEEFCIILPEEDQNGAEAFCKRLMKRIQDFPFYKEEVQPKGKLTISIGAATYPRDANMIKELIVRADKALYKAKNQGRNQFTLYSNNSKKILNPEKVAEVMRN